A stretch of Ipomoea triloba cultivar NCNSP0323 chromosome 11, ASM357664v1 DNA encodes these proteins:
- the LOC115997216 gene encoding gibberellin-regulated protein 6-like: MAKLASMVVFVILVISMLSATILASKTRNHNGGSGYGPGSLNPTQCLPQCTRRCSQTQYHKPCMFFCQKCCKKCLCVPPGFYGNKGVCPCYNNWKTKEGGPKCP; this comes from the exons ATGGCTAAGCTTGCTTCAATGGTGGTATTTGTGATCCTTGTTATATCCATGCTTTCTGCCACTATTCTGGCTTCAAAGACCAGGAACCACAATGGTGGT TCAGGCTATGGTCCTGGAAGCTTAAACCCCACAC agtGTCTGCCACAATGCACAAGGAGATGTAGCCAGACACAATACCACAAGCCATGCATGTTCTTTTGCCAGAAGTGTTGCAAGAAGTGCCTTTGTGTTCCCCCTGGTTTCTATGGCAACAAGGGGGTTTGCCCTTGCTACAACAACTGGAAGACCAAGGAAGGAGGACCCAAATGCCCCTAA